One Porphyromonas pogonae genomic region harbors:
- a CDS encoding glycosyltransferase: protein MNKTSDYKLTVVIPIYDEEDNIYNLETRLNDFLSKALTPTCVLFVNDGSKDSSQDKLTEICGRNKDFYYLSFAKNCGLSAALKAGIDYTESPLVGYMDADLQTDPDDFNLLLPHTSEYELCMGIRANRKDSGFKKLQSKIANGFRRMMTHDGVEDTGCPLKIMHTDYAKRIPFFTGMHRFLPALILLQQGKVKQIPVRHYPRMAGESKYHLWNRLKGPFLDCFAYRWMKKRYINYQVQNDNITK from the coding sequence ATGAATAAGACATCAGACTACAAGCTTACCGTTGTAATACCGATATACGACGAAGAGGACAACATCTATAATTTGGAAACACGGCTCAACGATTTTTTGTCAAAAGCGCTGACACCCACCTGTGTATTATTTGTGAATGATGGATCCAAAGATTCCAGCCAAGATAAATTGACTGAAATATGTGGGCGCAACAAGGACTTCTACTACCTTTCCTTTGCGAAAAACTGCGGATTAAGTGCAGCTCTCAAGGCAGGCATAGACTATACAGAGTCGCCTCTGGTAGGTTATATGGACGCTGATCTGCAAACAGACCCTGATGACTTCAATCTCTTATTACCTCATACAAGCGAGTATGAGCTATGTATGGGTATTAGAGCAAACAGGAAAGACTCAGGATTCAAAAAGCTACAATCAAAAATAGCCAACGGATTTAGACGCATGATGACGCACGACGGTGTGGAAGACACCGGCTGTCCACTCAAAATAATGCACACAGATTATGCCAAGAGGATACCATTCTTTACAGGGATGCATCGTTTCCTGCCGGCTCTCATACTACTACAACAAGGTAAAGTGAAGCAAATACCCGTAAGGCATTATCCTCGCATGGCAGGCGAATCGAAATATCATTTATGGAATAGGCTCAAGGGACCTTTTCTTGATTGTTTTGCCTATAGATGGATGAAAAAAAGGTACATCAACTATCAGGTCCAAAACGATAATATTACAAAGTAG
- a CDS encoding lipid-A-disaccharide synthase N-terminal domain-containing protein — protein sequence MKSDMWIFAIGFLAQGFFSARILFQWALSEKAKKVVTPSIYWILSIAGSYLLFIYGWLRNDFAIIFGQLISYYIYLWNLDVEGKWKKIPFIFRLILMITPVVALSMLINDAQTFLNSFLRNEKVPLWLVIYGSMGQAIFTLRFIYQWIYSSRRKQSILPRGFWILSLIGSGTIISYAVIRLDPVLMLGQSVGFIAYIRNLMLLRNERKATV from the coding sequence GTGAAGTCGGATATGTGGATATTTGCCATAGGATTTTTGGCGCAAGGATTCTTCTCGGCAAGAATACTATTTCAGTGGGCTCTCTCGGAGAAAGCAAAAAAAGTAGTCACACCTTCCATATATTGGATACTGAGCATTGCGGGGTCGTACCTATTGTTTATTTACGGCTGGTTGCGCAATGACTTTGCCATCATATTCGGACAGCTTATATCCTACTATATCTACCTCTGGAATCTGGATGTGGAAGGTAAGTGGAAGAAGATACCTTTTATTTTTCGGCTTATCCTGATGATTACCCCCGTGGTAGCGCTGAGCATGCTCATAAATGATGCTCAAACTTTCCTAAACTCTTTCCTGCGCAACGAAAAAGTGCCGCTTTGGTTAGTCATATACGGCTCCATGGGACAAGCCATCTTCACGCTCAGGTTTATTTATCAGTGGATATACTCATCACGCAGAAAACAATCGATACTCCCTCGCGGATTTTGGATATTGAGTCTGATAGGTTCGGGCACTATTATTAGTTACGCTGTGATACGCCTCGACCCTGTGCTCATGCTGGGACAGTCGGTAGGCTTTATCGCTTATATCCGTAATCTGATGTTACTCCGCAACGAACGGAAAGCTACTGTATAG
- a CDS encoding metallophosphoesterase: MRVFVESLLVQLLFTPYLAYVGGKALPSKGPWRMALYTLLGAEVLLYIVGYTCNSFLPDEVMSGIMQISGVYLMAVIYGGPLVIVIDILGRLDKKHHGRYARLSERQAQNVRLGLFALVTAVVVFVVVQGDYNVRHPRIRHMELKTAKSDPQGKRGKLRIALLTDTHISESITYPIMKNVIQKTMAFKPDLILIGGDYIDFTSNYAYKPDMMRAFTHDLHAPLGKYYVLGNHEYRADMAKKKAWVGLTGGKLLIDEIAYPGDSLICLVGRDDKTNKHRMTMQEVTRKADRALPVILLDHQPNTMEELKANGVDIALGGHTHAGQLWPMTWMVKLVFEDPFGLQQDGLHTNYISSGAGAAFPAYRIGSRSEIVIIDLIL; encoded by the coding sequence ATGCGCGTTTTCGTAGAATCATTACTTGTACAGTTGCTTTTCACCCCCTACCTCGCTTATGTGGGAGGAAAAGCATTGCCAAGCAAAGGGCCATGGAGAATGGCGCTTTATACTCTGCTGGGAGCAGAGGTATTATTATATATTGTAGGATACACGTGCAACAGCTTCTTGCCTGATGAGGTGATGTCCGGAATCATGCAAATAAGCGGAGTATATCTTATGGCTGTGATCTACGGTGGTCCGTTGGTCATAGTGATAGACATACTGGGGCGACTGGACAAAAAGCATCATGGCAGATATGCCCGCTTGAGTGAGAGACAAGCACAAAATGTGCGTTTGGGGCTCTTTGCTCTTGTAACGGCGGTAGTGGTATTTGTAGTTGTTCAGGGCGATTACAACGTAAGGCACCCCCGCATCAGACATATGGAGCTCAAGACGGCCAAGTCGGATCCGCAGGGCAAACGCGGCAAACTGCGTATAGCATTGCTCACAGATACACACATCAGCGAAAGCATCACTTACCCTATCATGAAAAATGTAATCCAAAAGACTATGGCTTTCAAGCCGGATCTTATACTGATAGGCGGTGACTATATAGATTTTACAAGTAACTATGCCTACAAGCCGGATATGATGAGGGCATTTACGCATGACCTGCATGCTCCGCTGGGTAAGTACTACGTGCTGGGCAACCATGAGTACAGAGCTGACATGGCCAAAAAGAAAGCCTGGGTAGGACTCACCGGAGGTAAACTGCTGATAGATGAGATAGCATACCCCGGTGACAGCCTGATATGCCTTGTGGGACGTGACGACAAAACCAACAAGCACCGCATGACTATGCAAGAAGTAACCCGCAAAGCGGACAGGGCACTACCCGTGATACTACTGGATCATCAGCCCAATACGATGGAAGAACTCAAAGCCAATGGTGTGGACATAGCTCTGGGCGGACACACACATGCCGGACAGTTATGGCCCATGACTTGGATGGTAAAGCTGGTATTTGAGGATCCATTCGGGTTACAGCAGGATGGCTTGCACACCAATTATATCAGTAGCGGAGCAGGAGCAGCATTCCCCGCATATCGCATCGGGTCACGCTCGGAGATTGTTATCATTGACCTTATACTGTAA